A single Methanospirillum lacunae DNA region contains:
- a CDS encoding PAS domain S-box protein, giving the protein MVPKYEPASSIIEYLSTQYEEKSVSDISISLGMNRNLVAKYLSILLMQGRVELKSHGTMKVYRLSNRIPFFLLSRLNEGFLLGFDQFLIIKENNGELPPFFYSDTKVIGKKIQILSHLGLLNETIFHTINLALDGQGPFNHQIQSPSYWHHIKVIPIIFDDRTIGVAISINDITHIKNLELTEILWKSRYLELTEQNPDMVLHLSPDGKITSANRAYLSFHQISKRDIIGTTILPGLMIEDQKNFINLIHSLSFTNPYSEIILQSFMKNGSITWIKWNIFGSFINQNLIEVHLQGIDITKEKDLEKKNIEWKQKYQTLLKEKNIEIHEITQKLSRVTEEVKIHEYKNQIKTIEIQSLLQSTHNVILLIDNLGVVENINDGFSKTLNLPFDEIVGKNIRELLFPADVHIFDENMYLLSTRFQPFYQLELRFLDKDESFVFVELSGVPKLSPEKRKLSINCVGQIITQQKKVETELKRFTTIMGKTSDIIKIYNKDGYLEYINQAGRRLFEIPESDPINSYNMAQFIRKTSRKELNLALKIASEKGVWRGELNLISFTGRDIPVTEEIISYRDSLDESLIYLTVARDNSEKLIHFHELHRINAYHRGLLETSVDSLIFIGLDGIILDANRSIERITGYHRDELIGLKFSTYIVSPEQVEDGIMKVFNEGIVRNYSINIKHRNGQIIPVECNASIFRDEDGNIKGIFVSARDMMPT; this is encoded by the coding sequence ATGGTTCCAAAATATGAACCAGCGAGTTCAATTATCGAATATTTATCAACACAATATGAAGAAAAAAGTGTTTCTGATATTTCAATATCGCTTGGAATGAATAGAAACCTGGTCGCCAAATATCTCTCAATTCTTCTTATGCAGGGGCGAGTTGAACTAAAATCTCATGGAACAATGAAGGTGTACCGACTTTCAAATCGTATACCTTTTTTTTTACTATCACGACTCAATGAAGGTTTTTTATTAGGATTTGATCAATTTCTCATTATTAAGGAAAATAATGGAGAACTTCCTCCTTTTTTTTATTCGGATACGAAGGTAATAGGAAAAAAGATTCAAATTCTGAGTCATTTGGGACTTTTAAATGAAACTATATTTCATACCATAAATCTGGCATTAGATGGACAGGGGCCATTTAATCATCAAATTCAATCTCCTTCATATTGGCATCATATTAAGGTAATTCCTATAATATTTGATGATCGAACTATTGGAGTGGCAATATCGATCAATGATATTACTCATATAAAAAACCTCGAATTAACCGAAATATTATGGAAATCACGATATTTGGAACTTACCGAACAAAATCCTGATATGGTTCTTCATCTCTCCCCTGATGGTAAGATAACCTCGGCAAATCGTGCCTATCTCTCCTTTCACCAGATTTCTAAAAGAGATATCATCGGAACTACTATTTTACCAGGTTTGATGATAGAAGATCAAAAAAATTTTATAAATTTAATACATTCACTTTCATTCACGAATCCATATTCTGAAATAATTCTCCAGAGTTTCATGAAAAATGGTTCCATTACATGGATAAAGTGGAATATTTTCGGAAGTTTCATAAATCAGAATCTGATAGAGGTTCATCTGCAAGGCATTGATATAACCAAAGAAAAAGATCTTGAAAAAAAAAATATAGAATGGAAACAGAAATATCAAACCCTTCTCAAAGAAAAAAATATAGAAATTCATGAAATTACTCAAAAATTATCACGGGTTACAGAAGAGGTAAAAATTCATGAATACAAAAATCAAATAAAAACAATAGAAATTCAAAGTCTGCTCCAATCAACTCATAATGTCATTTTATTGATAGATAATCTTGGAGTTGTGGAGAATATCAATGATGGTTTCAGCAAAACACTAAATTTGCCTTTTGATGAAATAGTCGGAAAAAACATAAGAGAATTACTGTTTCCTGCTGACGTCCATATATTTGATGAAAATATGTACCTACTGAGTACCAGGTTTCAACCTTTTTATCAACTAGAACTTAGATTTCTTGATAAAGATGAATCATTTGTATTTGTTGAATTGTCCGGTGTTCCCAAATTATCTCCCGAAAAAAGAAAACTTTCTATTAATTGTGTCGGACAGATTATTACACAACAAAAAAAAGTTGAAACAGAATTAAAAAGATTCACTACAATTATGGGTAAAACATCTGATATTATAAAAATCTACAATAAAGACGGTTATTTAGAATACATTAATCAGGCTGGAAGGAGATTATTTGAAATTCCTGAATCAGATCCTATTAACTCATATAATATGGCCCAGTTTATCAGAAAAACATCCCGAAAAGAATTAAATTTAGCATTAAAAATTGCATCAGAAAAAGGGGTTTGGAGGGGAGAACTTAACCTGATCTCCTTCACTGGGCGGGATATACCCGTTACAGAGGAGATCATTTCATATAGAGATTCTCTGGATGAATCTTTGATTTATCTGACCGTAGCACGAGATAATTCAGAAAAACTGATTCATTTCCATGAGTTGCATAGAATAAATGCATACCATAGAGGCCTTCTTGAGACAAGTGTTGATTCTCTAATATTTATCGGATTAGATGGTATTATTCTAGATGCTAATAGATCAATTGAAAGAATTACCGGATATCATCGCGATGAATTGATTGGTTTAAAATTTAGTACATATATTGTGTCACCTGAACAAGTAGAAGACGGGATTATGAAGGTTTTTAATGAAGGTATTGTTCGAAATTATTCTATTAATATAAAACACCGGAATGGTCAAATCATCCCTGTTGAGTGTAATGCCTCAATTTTTCGGGATGAAGATGGAAATATTAAAGGAATATTTGTATCTGCTCGTGATATGATGCCCACATAA